Part of the Mycolicibacterium mageritense genome is shown below.
GACATGGACGGTTCCCTCCTCGATTCGACTTCCGAGGCGGGTACCCGTTCTCACCGCGAGCAGTCGCGGAGGTACCCGAAAATCGCGAATACCGGGTACGGGAGTGACTGCTCGCGCGGGAACGTCGGGCAGCAAACTCAGCCGCGCGTGACTTTTTCCATGGTGCGGCGCCGGTCCATCGCGGCCGGGTCGGGATTGGTCACCTGTACCAGTGACGCGCCGGCGGCGAAGACCGCGAGCATGTTGTCGATAATCGCGTCGGGGCTGTCCCAGGCTGCGGTCGACAGCACTCGATCGGAGCCGGTGAAACCCTGTGCGGCAGCGGCGGTTTGCGCGGCCGCCAGCACGTCGGCGGCCGATCGGCCGGCCAGCGCGGGGCCGGGCTGGCGTTCGGGCACGATCTGGTCACCGTGCACGCGGACAGACGTCGCGTAGTCGGTCACCCCGACCGGCAGGTCGTCGGCGGGCCTGCCGAAGGGGTCGAGGGACAGCACCGCGACCTCGCCACCCGCCACGGCGTCGTCAGCTTCGTCGAGCCGGTCGCGCGTGCACAGGGCCATGTCGGCCGGGCCGTCCACCACCACCTCGGCACCGATCCACCAGACCCCGAACAGCACGGCCGCGGTCTGCCAGTGTGCGGGCAGCAGCACCGCGACCCGGGTGCCGGGGCCTGCGCCCAGCTCGTCGCGCAGGAGGTTGGCGGTCTTGGCCGCCCAGTTGGCCAGCGTCACCGCCGACAGTTCGATGCGCTCGCCCGTGGCGTCGTCGTAGTAGGTGATCCGCGGGCCTGCCGGATCGGCTGCGAGCAACGGATCCAGCACCGACGCGGTGACGGTCGCGGTCAATTCACGCACTGTGGGTCGTCGGAACCTGCCGTGATGATCGGCGACGGGGGCGGCGGGGCTTCCTCACCGGTTTGGGACGAGCCGGTGTCGGACGAACCGATGCCCGCCGCGGCCGGATCGACGCCGTCCACCGTGGGATCGCTGCCGTCGAGCCCAGAACCCGGGCCGGTGTAGTCGTCGGCCAGCACGACCCGCACGGACCCGGGCGGCACAGTGCCGTCCTGCGCCACCGGCAGGCCACCGAGATCCTTCGAAACCTGCTGGGCGCCAAGGTCGTCGGTCTTGGCTGCCAGCACCTGACTGCCCGACAACGGTGCGCCCTCATGGTTGCCGGTGTTGCCCGGCGTGAAGCCCTTGGTGGTCAGCACGTGCGAGACCGCGGCGGCCAGACCGTTGATGTCGGTGGCGTTGACCACCTCGACCGTGGTCTTGTCCGGCGAATAGGCCAGCTCTTCGGTCTTGCCCTCGTCCTGGCCCTCCAGCAGGCTCGTCACCCACTCGTGCACCGCGGTGGGATCCACCCGGACCACGCTCTGCATGCCGTCGTCGCTCCAGCCGTCCTCCCGCAGGATCGGGATGGTGGCGAATGCGACGTTGCCCGCAGCGAGCTTCTGCAGCTGCTCGATGAAATCCATGATGTCCCAGCCGTCGGAGATCACCACGGAGCGCTGCACCGCGTCCTGCAGCCTGCCCAGGGTCGCCGGGCTCGACAGGGTCTTGCTCGAGATCACCTCGTGAGCCAGGGACGCCATCACGGTCTGCTGGCGTGTCACGCGGTCGAGATCACCGCGCGGCAGGTCGTGGCGTTGCCGCACGAAGCTCAGCGCCTGCGGGCCGTTCAGCTTCTGCCAGCCCGCGGGGAAATCCGCACCCGAAAGAGGCTCGTAGACGGCATCTTTGAGGCACACGTTGACCCCGCCGAGGGCGTCGGTGATCAGGGCGAAGCCCAGCAGGCCGATCTCGGCGTAATGGTCGACGGTGACACCGGTGAGCCCCGCGACGGTCTGGATGAGTTCTTCGCGGGCCGCCTCGGTGGCCTTGGGTTCGGCAGTGGCGGGATCCTCGCCCTCGACTTCGACGAGCTGCTTCATCCGGTCCAGCTTCACGTCGCCGAAGACGCCGTTGATCTTCATCTTTCCCCAGCCGGGGGCCTCGACGTAGGAATCGCGGGGGATCGAGATCGCGGTGGCCGACTTCCCGTTGTTCGGGATGCGCACCAGGATGATGGTGTCGGTGTTGGTCGACACGTCGTCGCCGGCCCGCAGCGTCGCCAGCTCCTCGGCCGACAACGGGTTGCCGTGCGCGTCGGTGCGGCTGTCCATACCGACCAGCAGGATGTCGATGGCGCCGTCCTCACCGCCCTCGCCGAGTGCCGCCGAGTTGATGTGGTTGATGCCGGATTCGAAGGACCGGATCTGCGTCCAGGCCACGCCGGTTCCGAGGACCACAGCCGACGCTGCGGTCACAGCAACGGCGCGGAGTAGGCGGAGTGGCACGTGCCCAGGCTACTTGTGGGGTGGACGTGAGCCCGGTAACGCGGACCGGCGTGCCAGACTCGGCACATGTCGCAGCGCATTGTGATCACCGGGGCCGGTGGCATGTTAGGGCGGGTATTGGCAGGTCAGGCCAGGTCGGATGGTCGGGACGTGCTCGCGCTGACCTCTGCCGAATGTGACATCACCGACGTCGAGGCGGTGCGCAGACACGTCGCGGCGGGCGACGTGGTGATCAACTGTGCTGCCTATACCCAGGTCGACGCCGCCGAAACCGACGAGGCCCGCGCGTACGCAGTGAACGCCGACGGGCCCGGCAACGTCGCGACGGTGTGCGCACAGGTCGGGGCGGGGCTGGTGCACGTGTCCACCGACTATGTGTTCAGCGGCGTGTTCGATGACGGGCAGCCAAGGCCATACGAGGTCGACGACCCCACCGGAGGGGTCGAGAACGTCTACGGACGCACCAAACTGGCCGGAGAGCAGGCCGTGCTGGCCGCCAAACCCGACGCGCACGTGGTCCGGACCGCCTGGGTGTACCGCGGCGCCGACGGCAGCGACTTCGTCGCGACCATGCGCCGCCTGGCGGCCGGCGACGGGCCGGTCGACGTCGTCGCCGACCAGATCGGCTCACCGACGTACACGGGGGATCTCGCGACCGCGCTGCTGGAGGTGGCCGACGGCAA
Proteins encoded:
- a CDS encoding TIGR03089 family protein, which translates into the protein MRELTATVTASVLDPLLAADPAGPRITYYDDATGERIELSAVTLANWAAKTANLLRDELGAGPGTRVAVLLPAHWQTAAVLFGVWWIGAEVVVDGPADMALCTRDRLDEADDAVAGGEVAVLSLDPFGRPADDLPVGVTDYATSVRVHGDQIVPERQPGPALAGRSAADVLAAAQTAAAAQGFTGSDRVLSTAAWDSPDAIIDNMLAVFAAGASLVQVTNPDPAAMDRRRTMEKVTRG
- a CDS encoding LCP family protein — encoded protein: MPLRLLRAVAVTAASAVVLGTGVAWTQIRSFESGINHINSAALGEGGEDGAIDILLVGMDSRTDAHGNPLSAEELATLRAGDDVSTNTDTIILVRIPNNGKSATAISIPRDSYVEAPGWGKMKINGVFGDVKLDRMKQLVEVEGEDPATAEPKATEAAREELIQTVAGLTGVTVDHYAEIGLLGFALITDALGGVNVCLKDAVYEPLSGADFPAGWQKLNGPQALSFVRQRHDLPRGDLDRVTRQQTVMASLAHEVISSKTLSSPATLGRLQDAVQRSVVISDGWDIMDFIEQLQKLAAGNVAFATIPILREDGWSDDGMQSVVRVDPTAVHEWVTSLLEGQDEGKTEELAYSPDKTTVEVVNATDINGLAAAVSHVLTTKGFTPGNTGNHEGAPLSGSQVLAAKTDDLGAQQVSKDLGGLPVAQDGTVPPGSVRVVLADDYTGPGSGLDGSDPTVDGVDPAAAGIGSSDTGSSQTGEEAPPPPSPIITAGSDDPQCVN
- the rfbD gene encoding dTDP-4-dehydrorhamnose reductase — its product is MSQRIVITGAGGMLGRVLAGQARSDGRDVLALTSAECDITDVEAVRRHVAAGDVVINCAAYTQVDAAETDEARAYAVNADGPGNVATVCAQVGAGLVHVSTDYVFSGVFDDGQPRPYEVDDPTGGVENVYGRTKLAGEQAVLAAKPDAHVVRTAWVYRGADGSDFVATMRRLAAGDGPVDVVADQIGSPTYTGDLATALLEVADGKVNAPILHATNAGPASRFELAQATFAAVGADPDRVRPVGSDRHPRPAPRPPYTVLSATKSIDAGLTPLRDWREALVAAVAAAPLTGPLPSTP